The segment GTAAAAAATAACAGTTTCAGGCAGAGGCTCCTGGCGGCTCACTGCGTAGATAAATCCTTTAATGAGAATTTTTCCAAGCTCCTCCTCCGGCTCTCCCATCCGGTCGGAAGCAATGACAACCACTCTTCCTCTGGCGATCCCGTTCTCCGGCTCTGTCGGCACACTGCAGTCAGCGCAGTCAGCCAGGATCTTCTCTGCCGGCACATTCGGCCCATCCGCTCCGCTTTCTGACGGGAGAAAGGTCACTTCAAATTCCTTGTCAGAATGTTTTTCACTTAAGGCCTTCATTCCCTCGTGTCCGGCCAGCTTAGTCAGGTTCTGAACTGCAATCTCGTTGTCCACAAGAACCCTTACTTCTTCCGCCTTTTTGACTTCCTCTAAAATCTTCTTTGTCTCGATTACCGGCATCGGGCATGCTTTTCCCCTCATGTCAAGCTGCTTCATCACTTTTGCCTCCTGTTTTCGTAAATTTCTGGGCTTATCCGGCCTGTTCCAGTCCCTGAGACGGTCACAC is part of the Clostridium sp. M62/1 genome and harbors:
- the yedF gene encoding sulfurtransferase-like selenium metabolism protein YedF yields the protein MKQLDMRGKACPMPVIETKKILEEVKKAEEVRVLVDNEIAVQNLTKLAGHEGMKALSEKHSDKEFEVTFLPSESGADGPNVPAEKILADCADCSVPTEPENGIARGRVVVIASDRMGEPEEELGKILIKGFIYAVSRQEPLPETVIFYNGGAKLTAEGSESVEDLKYMAEQGVEILTCGTCLKHLGLEDKLQVGTVSNMYEIAEKMTGARVVIRP